The following proteins are co-located in the Deltaproteobacteria bacterium genome:
- the rfaE2 gene encoding D-glycero-beta-D-manno-heptose 1-phosphate adenylyltransferase — protein MKEREELKEIIKGLKEEGRRTVFTNGCFDILHRGHVIYLEEARRRGDCLIVGVNSDSSVRQVKGEKRPIVPQEVRMAVLAALEVVDYVVSFDEPDPFELVSYLRPHILVKGGDWDEQEVVGRELVEQTIVLPYVEGASTSGIIETIIQRYSKP, from the coding sequence ATAAAGGAGAGGGAGGAGTTAAAGGAGATCATCAAGGGATTGAAAGAGGAGGGGAGGCGCACCGTCTTCACCAATGGTTGCTTTGATATCTTGCACCGGGGTCACGTGATCTATCTAGAAGAGGCCCGTCGGAGGGGAGATTGCTTGATTGTGGGGGTGAACTCAGACTCCTCGGTGAGACAGGTCAAGGGGGAAAAGAGGCCCATTGTTCCCCAAGAAGTGAGGATGGCGGTCCTCGCCGCCCTAGAGGTTGTTGACTACGTGGTTTCCTTCGATGAACCCGATCCCTTCGAGCTCGTCTCTTATCTGCGCCCCCATATCTTAGTCAAAGGGGGGGATTGGGACGAGCAGGAGGTGGTGGGCAGGGAATTGGTGGAACAGACCATTGTCTTGCCCTATGTAGAGGGGGCCTCGACCTCCGGGATTATTGAGACCATTATACAAAGATATTCTAAACCCTAA
- a CDS encoding DUF4177 domain-containing protein: MLTCKVVETSIVTDDVLEKILNEWVGKGWNFDGIHFVVKESSKRPSMAFLFFVREQDHPLPGDQEGV; the protein is encoded by the coding sequence ATGCTGACCTGTAAGGTGGTAGAAACGAGCATCGTGACCGATGATGTCTTGGAGAAGATCCTCAACGAGTGGGTGGGAAAGGGGTGGAACTTCGACGGGATCCACTTTGTGGTTAAAGAATCCTCTAAGAGGCCATCGATGGCCTTTCTCTTTTTTGTCCGGGAGCAGGACCATCCCCTCCCCGGGGATCAAGAGGGAGTTTAG